The following are encoded in a window of Bradyrhizobium guangdongense genomic DNA:
- a CDS encoding electron transfer flavoprotein-ubiquinone oxidoreductase has protein sequence MSTEELPPRESMEFDVVIVGAGPSGLAAAIRLKQINADLNVVVVEKGSEVGAHILSGAVIDPAGLDKLIPDWREDSDCPLKTQVKDDRFFWFTETSAIKLPNFIMPPLMDNHHCYIGSLGNVCRWLARKAEALGVEIYPGFAAAEVLYDEKGKVKGIATGDMGVGRDGKPKDSFTRGMELLGKYTLFAEGARGSLSKQLINKFALDAKSEPPKFGIGLKEVWQIDPAKHQKGLVQHAVGWPLKNDTGGGLFFYHYDENLVSIGFVVHLNYNDPYLSPFDEFQRVKNHPAVRATLEGGKRLAYGARAITEGGYQSVPRLSFPGGALIGCAAGFVNVPRIKGVHNAMGTGMLAAEHVAAALAADRANDELVEYENAWRDSVVGKDLYPVRNAKPLLSKFGTFIGAGLGIFDMWCNTLFGASLFGTQSHAKPDRATLDPAKSHAPKAYPKPDGKISFDKLSSVFLSNTNHEEDQPVHLKVTDMNLQKTSEHDVFAGPSNRYCPAGVYEWVEEGGSPRFQINAQNCVHCKTCDVKDPNGNITWVPPEGGGGPNYEAM, from the coding sequence ATGAGCACCGAAGAACTTCCCCCGCGCGAATCCATGGAATTCGACGTCGTTATCGTCGGCGCCGGTCCCTCGGGCCTGGCCGCCGCGATCCGGCTGAAGCAGATCAACGCCGATCTCAACGTCGTCGTCGTGGAGAAGGGCTCCGAGGTCGGTGCGCATATTCTCTCCGGCGCCGTGATCGACCCGGCCGGGCTCGACAAGCTGATCCCGGACTGGCGCGAGGATTCCGATTGCCCGCTGAAGACGCAGGTGAAGGACGACCGCTTCTTCTGGTTCACCGAGACCAGCGCGATCAAGCTGCCGAACTTCATCATGCCGCCGCTGATGGACAACCATCACTGCTATATCGGTTCGCTCGGCAATGTCTGCCGCTGGCTCGCGCGCAAGGCCGAGGCGCTCGGCGTCGAGATCTATCCGGGCTTTGCCGCCGCCGAAGTGCTCTATGACGAGAAGGGCAAGGTCAAGGGCATCGCCACCGGCGACATGGGCGTCGGCCGCGACGGCAAGCCGAAGGACTCCTTCACCCGCGGCATGGAGTTGCTCGGCAAGTACACGCTGTTTGCCGAAGGCGCGCGCGGCAGCCTGAGCAAGCAGCTCATCAACAAGTTCGCGCTCGACGCCAAGAGCGAACCGCCGAAGTTCGGCATCGGCCTCAAGGAAGTCTGGCAGATCGATCCCGCCAAGCACCAGAAGGGACTGGTCCAGCACGCGGTCGGCTGGCCGCTCAAGAACGATACCGGCGGTGGCCTGTTCTTCTATCACTATGACGAAAACCTGGTCTCGATCGGCTTCGTCGTCCACCTCAACTACAACGATCCGTATCTTTCGCCGTTCGACGAATTCCAGCGCGTCAAGAACCATCCCGCAGTGCGTGCGACGCTCGAAGGCGGCAAGCGGCTCGCTTACGGCGCGCGTGCGATCACCGAAGGCGGCTATCAATCGGTGCCGCGGCTGAGCTTCCCCGGCGGCGCGCTGATCGGCTGCGCGGCGGGGTTCGTCAACGTGCCGCGGATCAAGGGCGTGCACAATGCGATGGGCACCGGCATGCTGGCCGCAGAGCATGTCGCAGCTGCGCTCGCCGCCGATCGCGCCAATGACGAACTCGTCGAATACGAGAACGCCTGGCGCGATTCCGTCGTGGGCAAGGACCTCTATCCGGTCCGCAACGCCAAGCCGCTCTTGTCGAAGTTTGGCACCTTCATCGGGGCCGGGCTCGGCATCTTCGACATGTGGTGCAACACGCTGTTCGGTGCCTCGCTGTTCGGCACTCAGTCGCACGCCAAGCCGGATCGCGCGACGCTCGATCCGGCCAAGAGCCACGCACCAAAGGCCTATCCGAAGCCCGACGGCAAGATCTCGTTCGACAAGCTCTCCTCGGTGTTCCTGTCCAACACCAACCATGAGGAGGATCAGCCGGTCCACCTGAAGGTTACCGACATGAACCTCCAGAAGACGTCGGAGCACGACGTCTTCGCCGGCCCTTCGAATCGCTATTGCCCGGCCGGCGTTTACGAATGGGTTGAGGAGGGCGGCAGCCCGCGCTTCCAGATCAACGCGCAGAACTGCGTCCATTGCAAAACCTGCGACGTGAAGGATCCCAACGGCAACATCACCTGGGTTCCTCCGGAAGGGGGCGGCGGGCCGAACTACGAAGCGATGTAG
- a CDS encoding ribonuclease HII encodes MIRDKSAKKPAKDALEKDVARKAAPAKASFRRERALIKRGVWPIAGCDEAGRGPLAGPVVAAAVILDPDRIPRGIDDSKRLTAEEREKLFDKICATAQVSVAIASPARIDRDNILRASLWALKRAVLALPEAPRHVFVDGRDRLDTPCDCEAVIGGDGIVLSIAAASIVAKVTRDRLMCALAQDCPGYGFEQHKGYGVPEHLDALNRLGPTIHHRSFFAPVAAARAKHMPWTVEPVRDLFEPAELEVQAETSVEINVSAGL; translated from the coding sequence ATGATTCGGGACAAATCCGCCAAGAAGCCGGCCAAGGACGCGCTGGAGAAGGACGTTGCCAGGAAGGCCGCGCCGGCCAAGGCGAGCTTCCGCCGCGAGCGCGCGCTGATCAAGCGCGGCGTCTGGCCGATCGCGGGCTGCGACGAGGCCGGCCGCGGGCCGCTGGCCGGCCCGGTGGTGGCGGCCGCGGTGATTCTCGATCCCGACCGCATCCCGCGCGGCATCGATGATTCGAAACGGCTGACGGCGGAAGAACGCGAAAAGCTGTTCGACAAGATCTGCGCCACCGCCCAGGTCTCGGTCGCCATCGCTTCGCCCGCGCGCATCGACCGCGACAACATCCTGCGCGCCTCGCTGTGGGCGTTGAAGCGCGCGGTGCTCGCGCTGCCCGAAGCGCCCCGCCATGTCTTCGTCGACGGCCGCGATCGGCTCGACACGCCTTGCGACTGCGAGGCCGTGATCGGCGGTGACGGCATCGTCCTGTCGATCGCCGCCGCGTCCATCGTCGCCAAGGTGACGCGCGACCGGCTGATGTGCGCGCTGGCGCAGGACTGCCCGGGCTACGGCTTCGAGCAGCACAAGGGCTATGGCGTCCCGGAGCATCTCGACGCGCTCAACCGCCTCGGCCCCACAATCCATCACCGCAGCTTCTTCGCCCCGGTCGCTGCCGCCCGCGCCAAGCATATGCCCTGGACGGTCGAACCGGTGCGCGATCTGTTCGAGCCCGCCGAACTCGAAGTGCAGGCGGAGACGAGCGTTGAAATCAATGTTTCAGCAGGTCTCTAG
- a CDS encoding phosphoketolase family protein has product MTSQQQSAAASSDLDLLDRYWRAANYLSVGQIYLLDNPLLREPLVPAHIKPRLLGHWGTTPGLNFIYAHLNRAIRAQDLDVIYVCGPGHGGPGMVANTYLEGSYSEIYPDIGRDTDGLRKLFRQFSFPGGIPSHAAPETPGSIHEGGELGYALVHAYGAALDNPDLIVACVVGDGEAETGPLAASWHSNKFLNPAHDGAVLPILHLNGYKIANPTVLGRMPDSEIRELFRGFGHEPLFVEGDDPKVMHRAMADALDVALASIRSIQQHARDGRKTIERPRWPMIVLRSPKGWTGPKEVDSKKVEGFWRAHQVPVASCREEPAHLKILEDWMRSYEPEKLFDKNGALVPELQALAPQGNRRMGANPHANGGLLKKDLKLPDFRKFALEVPQPGSVTGEATRELGKFLRDVIRLNAGERNFRIMGPDETASNRLDAVFDATERVWMEPIEPYDVHLAQDGRVMEVLSEHLCQGWLEGYLLTGRHGFFSCYEAFIHIVDSMFNQHAKWLKVARHLPWRRPIASLNYLLTSHVGRQDHNGFSHQDPGFVDLVANKKADIVRIYFPPDANTLLWIADHCLRTYNRINVIVAGKQPAPQWLSMPEAATHCDAGIGIWNWAGTADTSGEPDVVMACAGDVPTLETLAAVDLLRKALPDLKIRVVNVVDLMTLQPKEQHPHGLSDRDFDSLFTHDKPVIFAYHGYPHLIHRLTYNRTNHAGMHVRGFAEEGTTTTPFDMVVLNELDRYHLAIEAIERVPDLATRAAHVKQQFRDKLIEHTRYVREHGEDMPEIQQWVWQNSAGGTTPAEAGD; this is encoded by the coding sequence ATGACATCTCAACAACAATCGGCCGCTGCAAGCAGCGACCTCGATCTCCTTGATCGCTATTGGCGGGCGGCGAACTACCTCTCCGTTGGACAGATCTATCTTCTGGACAATCCGCTCCTGCGCGAGCCGTTGGTCCCTGCGCACATCAAGCCGCGGCTGCTCGGTCATTGGGGCACGACGCCGGGGCTGAACTTCATCTATGCCCACCTCAACCGCGCCATCCGCGCCCAGGATCTCGACGTCATCTATGTCTGCGGTCCCGGCCATGGCGGACCCGGCATGGTCGCCAACACTTATCTCGAAGGCAGCTACAGCGAGATCTACCCCGATATCGGGCGCGATACGGACGGATTGCGCAAGCTGTTCAGGCAGTTCTCCTTCCCTGGAGGCATTCCGAGCCACGCGGCGCCGGAGACGCCGGGCTCGATCCACGAAGGCGGCGAGCTCGGCTACGCGCTGGTGCACGCCTACGGCGCGGCGCTCGACAATCCCGACCTCATCGTCGCCTGCGTCGTCGGCGACGGCGAGGCCGAGACCGGCCCGCTCGCGGCGTCCTGGCACTCCAACAAGTTCCTGAACCCGGCGCATGACGGCGCGGTGCTGCCGATCCTGCACCTCAACGGCTACAAGATCGCCAACCCGACCGTGCTCGGCCGGATGCCCGACAGCGAGATCCGCGAGCTCTTCCGCGGCTTCGGCCACGAGCCGCTGTTCGTCGAAGGCGACGATCCCAAGGTAATGCACCGGGCCATGGCCGATGCGCTCGACGTCGCGCTCGCCAGCATCCGCTCGATCCAGCAGCACGCCCGCGACGGGCGCAAGACGATCGAGCGGCCGCGCTGGCCGATGATCGTTCTGCGCAGCCCGAAGGGCTGGACCGGCCCGAAGGAAGTCGACAGCAAGAAAGTCGAAGGCTTTTGGCGCGCGCATCAGGTGCCGGTCGCAAGTTGTCGCGAGGAGCCGGCGCATTTGAAGATCCTTGAGGACTGGATGCGCAGCTACGAGCCTGAAAAACTGTTCGACAAGAACGGCGCGCTCGTTCCCGAGCTGCAGGCGCTCGCTCCCCAGGGCAACAGGCGCATGGGCGCCAATCCCCACGCCAATGGCGGCCTGCTGAAGAAGGACCTGAAGCTGCCGGACTTCCGCAAATTTGCCCTCGAGGTGCCGCAGCCAGGCTCTGTGACGGGAGAAGCGACGCGCGAGCTCGGCAAATTCCTGCGCGACGTCATCCGGCTCAACGCCGGGGAACGAAATTTCCGCATCATGGGACCGGACGAGACCGCGTCAAACCGGCTGGATGCGGTGTTCGACGCCACAGAACGCGTCTGGATGGAGCCGATCGAACCCTACGACGTCCACCTCGCGCAGGACGGCCGCGTGATGGAGGTCTTAAGCGAGCATCTCTGCCAGGGCTGGCTCGAGGGCTATCTGCTCACCGGCCGGCACGGCTTCTTCTCCTGCTACGAGGCCTTCATCCACATCGTGGATTCCATGTTCAACCAGCATGCCAAATGGCTGAAGGTGGCGCGGCATCTGCCATGGCGGCGACCGATCGCCTCGCTCAACTATCTCCTGACCTCGCATGTGGGGCGCCAGGACCATAACGGCTTCAGCCATCAGGACCCCGGCTTCGTCGATCTCGTCGCCAACAAGAAGGCCGACATCGTCCGCATCTACTTCCCGCCGGATGCCAACACGCTGCTGTGGATCGCCGATCACTGTCTGCGCACCTACAACCGCATCAACGTCATCGTCGCCGGCAAGCAGCCGGCGCCGCAATGGCTGTCGATGCCGGAGGCCGCGACGCATTGCGATGCGGGCATCGGCATCTGGAATTGGGCCGGCACAGCGGACACGAGCGGCGAGCCCGACGTGGTGATGGCCTGCGCCGGCGACGTGCCGACGCTGGAGACGCTCGCCGCCGTCGACCTCTTGCGCAAGGCGCTGCCGGACCTGAAGATCCGCGTCGTCAACGTCGTCGACCTCATGACGCTGCAACCGAAGGAGCAGCATCCGCACGGGCTGAGCGATCGCGACTTCGACTCGCTGTTCACGCACGACAAGCCAGTGATCTTCGCCTATCATGGCTATCCCCACCTCATCCATCGTCTGACCTATAATCGCACCAACCATGCCGGCATGCATGTGCGCGGCTTTGCCGAGGAAGGCACCACGACGACGCCGTTCGACATGGTCGTGCTCAACGAGCTCGACCGCTATCACCTCGCGATCGAGGCGATCGAACGCGTGCCCGATCTGGCGACCAGGGCTGCGCATGTGAAGCAGCAATTTCGTGACAAGCTGATCGAGCATACGCGCTACGTGCGCGAGCACGGCGAGGACATGCCGGAAATCCAGCAATGGGTCTGGCAGAACAGCGCCGGCGGCACCACGCCGGCCGAAGCCGGCGATTGA
- a CDS encoding uracil-DNA glycosylase, whose product MIPEPAPTVRELLAFYLEAGVDCALAEEPIDRLAELDAPPPAPRVAPVEAPRPVAAPAVIRGEAAPAPDVAIASAREAARTAPTLEALRELMQNFEGCALKHTATRLVFADGNPQARIMFVGEAPGRDEDIEGLPFVGRSGKLLDLMIGAIGLNRTTAYITNVIPWRPPGNRTPTPQETQICLPFIQRHIELVNPDVLVTLGNPSTQTLLSTREGIMRTRGRWFDYETGQRTIRALPTFHPAYLLRSPSYKRLAWQDLRAIARALAGA is encoded by the coding sequence ATGATCCCCGAGCCCGCACCCACTGTCCGAGAGCTTCTCGCCTTCTATCTGGAGGCCGGTGTCGACTGCGCGCTCGCCGAGGAACCGATCGACCGCCTGGCGGAATTAGACGCCCCGCCGCCGGCACCTCGCGTAGCGCCGGTCGAGGCACCGCGCCCTGTCGCCGCGCCTGCGGTGATCCGTGGCGAGGCCGCTCCGGCCCCCGACGTCGCGATTGCCTCGGCACGCGAGGCCGCGCGCACCGCGCCTACGCTCGAGGCGCTTCGCGAACTCATGCAGAACTTCGAAGGCTGCGCGCTGAAACACACCGCGACGCGGCTGGTGTTCGCGGACGGCAATCCGCAGGCGCGCATCATGTTCGTCGGCGAGGCGCCCGGCCGCGACGAGGACATCGAGGGGCTGCCTTTCGTCGGGCGCAGCGGAAAGCTGCTCGACCTGATGATTGGTGCGATCGGGCTCAATCGTACCACGGCCTACATCACCAACGTCATCCCTTGGCGGCCGCCGGGCAATCGCACGCCGACGCCGCAGGAGACACAAATCTGCCTGCCGTTCATCCAGCGCCATATCGAATTGGTGAATCCCGACGTGCTGGTAACGCTCGGCAATCCCTCGACGCAGACGCTGCTGTCCACCCGCGAAGGCATCATGCGCACGCGCGGCCGCTGGTTCGACTACGAGACCGGCCAACGCACCATCCGCGCACTGCCGACGTTCCACCCGGCCTATCTCTTGCGTTCGCCGTCCTACAAGCGTCTGGCCTGGCAGGATCTGCGGGCGATCGCGAGGGCATTGGCGGGGGCGTGA
- a CDS encoding PA0069 family radical SAM protein translates to MSPASSSALKHPPVTAPSEPAGAPSDFPADFTELGVAIDRARRRGRGAQSNASGRYEAEARVAFDDGWQSLEELPPFKTSVGVDTSRKVITRNDSPDIGFDRSINPYRGCEHGCVYCFARPTHAYLGLSPGLDFEAKLFVKPEAPVLLEKELAASGYEPRMIAIGTNTDPYQPIERERKIMRGILEVLERTGHPVGIVTKSALVTRDIDILAAMARRNLAKVAISVTSLDPKLARTMEPRASTPPKRLEALKQLSEAGIPTTVMVAPVIPALNDSEIERILDAAAHAGVKEASYVLLRLPLEVRDLFREWLMANYPDRYRHVFTLIRDMRGGRDYDSKWGERMKGTGPMAWTIGRRFEIACDRLGLNKRRSKLTTDHFVRPKQNGEQLSLF, encoded by the coding sequence ATGAGTCCAGCATCTTCTTCTGCTCTCAAGCACCCGCCGGTCACGGCGCCCTCCGAGCCGGCGGGTGCGCCTTCTGATTTCCCCGCCGATTTTACAGAACTTGGTGTCGCCATCGACCGCGCACGCCGGCGAGGGCGGGGCGCCCAGTCCAATGCCAGTGGCCGTTATGAGGCCGAGGCGCGCGTCGCCTTCGATGACGGTTGGCAGAGCCTTGAGGAACTGCCGCCGTTCAAGACCAGTGTCGGTGTCGATACGTCGCGCAAGGTGATTACCCGCAACGATTCCCCCGACATCGGCTTCGATCGCTCGATCAATCCCTATCGCGGCTGCGAGCACGGCTGCGTCTATTGCTTCGCGCGGCCGACGCACGCCTATCTCGGCCTGTCGCCGGGGCTCGACTTCGAGGCAAAGCTGTTCGTGAAGCCCGAGGCGCCTGTTCTGCTCGAGAAGGAGCTCGCGGCATCAGGCTATGAGCCGCGGATGATCGCGATCGGCACCAACACCGATCCCTATCAGCCGATCGAGCGCGAGCGTAAAATCATGCGCGGCATTCTGGAGGTGCTGGAGCGCACCGGCCATCCCGTCGGCATCGTCACCAAATCCGCGCTGGTCACACGAGACATCGACATTCTCGCAGCGATGGCCAGGCGCAACCTTGCCAAGGTCGCGATTTCGGTGACCTCGCTCGATCCGAAGCTGGCGCGGACCATGGAGCCGAGGGCCTCGACGCCGCCGAAGCGACTGGAGGCGCTGAAGCAGCTCTCGGAGGCCGGCATTCCGACCACCGTGATGGTCGCGCCCGTGATCCCCGCGCTGAACGATTCCGAGATCGAGCGCATTCTCGATGCGGCCGCGCATGCCGGCGTCAAGGAAGCGTCCTACGTGCTGCTGCGGCTGCCGCTCGAGGTGCGCGATCTCTTCCGCGAATGGCTGATGGCGAACTATCCGGACCGCTACCGCCACGTTTTCACGCTGATCCGCGACATGCGCGGCGGTCGCGATTACGATTCGAAATGGGGTGAGCGGATGAAGGGCACCGGACCGATGGCCTGGACCATCGGCCGCCGCTTCGAGATCGCCTGCGACAGGCTCGGTCTCAACAAGCGCCGCTCGAAGCTGACAACGGATCACTTTGTGCGACCGAAGCAGAACGGCGAGCAGCTCAGCCTGTTCTGA
- a CDS encoding VOC family protein has protein sequence MSKELPAPVPRLTVITLGVSDIRTSIAFYDALGFSRRLKATGEAVAFYDTGGPLLALFHWDQLAADARLPHKPRPTTFRGVTLAWNCASREEVDAVLMFALSKGAILLKSAHETDYGGYSGYFADPDGHPWEVVVAPGIEVGDDRRVHLAD, from the coding sequence ATGAGTAAGGAACTACCGGCCCCGGTGCCGCGACTGACGGTGATCACGCTCGGCGTCAGCGACATCCGCACCAGCATCGCCTTTTACGACGCGCTCGGCTTTTCACGCCGGCTGAAGGCGACAGGCGAGGCCGTCGCGTTCTACGACACCGGCGGTCCGCTGCTTGCCCTGTTTCACTGGGACCAGCTCGCTGCCGATGCCAGGCTGCCTCACAAGCCGAGGCCCACGACCTTCCGCGGCGTCACGCTGGCGTGGAACTGCGCCTCGCGCGAGGAGGTCGATGCGGTGCTGATGTTTGCGCTCAGCAAAGGCGCCATCCTGCTCAAGTCCGCGCATGAGACCGATTACGGCGGCTATTCCGGCTATTTCGCCGATCCCGACGGCCATCCCTGGGAGGTCGTGGTCGCGCCCGGCATCGAAGTCGGCGACGACAGGCGGGTGCATCTGGCGGACTGA
- a CDS encoding glycosyltransferase family 39 protein codes for MRFTSLVIELIRARPRLIVWIAVLLQAAMWLLVALLFYRSPPGSLATLLAFGREYQVGTDLGPPLSIWLADIAYRAAGGHMFGVYVLAELCEIATFVALYHLARAVVGTQQAVLAVLLTMTVLAFSSSALDFGPLVLARPLWTLLLLHSWQIIGQRRGNAWFAWSIEAGLLLLTTPAAIYLLALLVIFALATAGGRRTLRALDPLFALIVVAVLALPYAVWLMRAETLVLPALPQFANLSARAIHAAWLFGGLALGAVAVPVLSFLNTPLFAGKGEEAPIIYRPPVEPLARNFVYFFALAPALGAVLISGVFGFDAVIGGPGVLLLMSGLAMVVVSGDLIAMRRARMLRTVWLAAIVAPAIGVVLAVLFLPWTGAGEIATSMPARAISDFFDESFARRTNHRLRAVAGETQLASLIALHSGRPHLFIDADPGRTPWMSQAKFGESGGVVVWRASDTAGTPPPEILARFPGIVPEVPRAFEWLVTGRQGLLRIGWAIVRPKGT; via the coding sequence ATGCGGTTTACCTCCCTGGTCATCGAGCTCATTCGCGCCCGGCCGCGGCTGATCGTCTGGATCGCTGTGCTGCTCCAGGCAGCGATGTGGCTGCTGGTCGCTCTGTTGTTCTATCGCAGCCCGCCCGGCAGCCTTGCGACCCTGCTGGCCTTCGGCCGGGAATATCAGGTCGGCACTGATCTCGGCCCGCCGCTCTCGATCTGGCTCGCCGACATCGCCTATCGCGCCGCGGGCGGCCACATGTTCGGCGTCTACGTGCTCGCTGAGCTCTGCGAGATCGCGACCTTTGTCGCGCTCTACCACTTGGCGCGCGCGGTGGTGGGCACGCAGCAGGCGGTGCTCGCCGTGCTCTTGACCATGACGGTGCTGGCCTTCTCCTCGTCCGCGCTCGATTTTGGTCCCCTGGTGCTGGCGCGGCCGCTCTGGACGCTGTTGCTGCTGCATTCCTGGCAGATCATCGGACAGCGCCGCGGCAATGCCTGGTTCGCCTGGTCGATCGAAGCAGGCCTCTTGCTCCTGACCACGCCGGCCGCGATCTACCTGCTCGCGCTGCTTGTCATCTTCGCGCTCGCGACCGCGGGCGGCCGCCGGACCTTGCGCGCGCTCGATCCGCTGTTCGCGCTCATCGTCGTCGCCGTGCTGGCGCTGCCTTATGCCGTCTGGCTGATGCGCGCCGAGACCCTCGTGCTGCCGGCGCTGCCGCAATTTGCCAACCTCAGCGCGCGCGCGATCCACGCCGCCTGGCTGTTCGGTGGGCTTGCGCTCGGAGCCGTGGCGGTTCCGGTGCTGAGTTTCCTCAACACGCCCCTGTTCGCCGGCAAGGGCGAGGAGGCGCCGATCATCTACCGGCCGCCGGTCGAGCCGCTCGCGCGCAACTTCGTCTATTTCTTTGCGCTGGCGCCTGCGCTCGGGGCGGTCCTGATATCAGGCGTGTTCGGATTCGACGCCGTCATCGGCGGCCCGGGCGTCCTGCTGCTCATGTCGGGCCTTGCCATGGTTGTCGTATCAGGCGATCTCATCGCGATGCGTCGGGCACGGATGCTGCGGACCGTGTGGCTTGCGGCCATCGTCGCACCCGCCATCGGCGTCGTGCTGGCCGTGCTGTTCTTGCCCTGGACGGGTGCCGGCGAGATCGCGACCTCGATGCCGGCGCGCGCGATCTCGGATTTCTTCGACGAGAGCTTTGCCCGCCGCACCAACCATCGCCTGCGCGCGGTCGCCGGCGAAACCCAGCTCGCGAGCCTGATCGCGCTGCATTCCGGCCGGCCGCATCTGTTCATCGATGCTGATCCTGGACGCACGCCGTGGATGTCACAGGCCAAATTCGGCGAGAGCGGCGGCGTGGTGGTCTGGCGTGCCTCTGATACCGCCGGGACTCCGCCCCCCGAAATCCTCGCGCGCTTTCCCGGCATTGTGCCGGAAGTGCCGCGCGCCTTCGAATGGCTGGTGACGGGGCGCCAGGGATTATTGCGCATCGGCTGGGCGATCGTGCGGCCAAAGGGGACTTAG